From the Halichoerus grypus chromosome 3, mHalGry1.hap1.1, whole genome shotgun sequence genome, one window contains:
- the NPY1R gene encoding neuropeptide Y receptor type 1 produces the protein MNSTLFSQVENHSIFCNFSENSQFLAFESDDCHLPLAMIFTLALAYGAVIILGVSGNLALIIIILKQKEMRNVTNILIVNLSFSDLLVAIMCLPFTFVYTLMDHWVFGEAMCKLNPFVQCVSITVSIFSLVLIAVERHQLIINPRGWRPSNRHAYIGIAVIWVLAVVSSLPFLIYQVLTDEPFQNVTLDAFKDKYVCFDKFPSDSHRLSYTTLLLMLQYFGPLCFIFICYFKIYIRLKRRNNMMDKVRDNKYRSSETKRINIMLLSIVVAFAVCWLPLTIFNTVFDWNHQIIATCNHNLLFLLCHLTAMISTCVNPIFYGFLNKNFQRDLQFFFSFCDFRSRDDDYETIAMSTMHTDVSKTSLKQASPVAFKKINNDDNEKI, from the exons ATGAATTCAACATTATTTTCCCAGGTTGAAAATCATTCAATCTTCTGTAATTTTTCAGAGAATTCCCAGTTTTTGGCTTTTGAAAGCGATGATTGTCATCTGCCCTTGGCCATGATATTTACATTAGCTCTTGCTTATGGAGCTGTAATAATTCTCGGGGTCTCTGGAAACCTGGCCTTGATTATAATCATCTTGAAACAAAAGGAGATGAGAAATGTTACCAATATCCTGATTGTGAACCTTTCCTTCTCAGACTTGCTTGTTGCCATCATGTGTCTCCCCTTCACATTTGTCTACACATTAATGGACCACTGGGTTTTTGGCGAGGCGATGTGCAAACTGAATCCTTTTGTGCAATGCGTTTCAATCACCGTGTCCATTTTCTCTCTGGTTCTCATTGCTGTGGAGCGCCATCAGCTGATAATCAACCCACGAGGGTGGCGACCAAGTAACAGACACGCTTACATAGGTATTGCGGTCATCTGGGTCCTTGCTGTGGTTTCTTCTCTACCTTTCCTCATCTACCAAGTATTGACCGATGAGCCATTCCAGAATGTAACACTTGACGCGTTCAAGGACAAATACGTGTGCTTTGATAAATTTCCATCGGACTCCCACAGGCTGTCTTATACAACTCTCCTCTTGATGCTGCAGTATTTTGGCCCactctgttttatatttatttgctacTTCAAG aTATACATACGcttaaaaaggagaaacaacatGATGGACAAGGTGAGAGACAATAAGTACAGGTCCAGTGAAACCAAAAGAATCAACATCATGCTTTTGTCCATTGTGGTGGCGTTTGCGGTCTGCTGGCTGCCCCTTACCATCTTTAACACTGTGTTTGATTGGAATCATCAGATCATTGCAACGTGTAACCATAATCTATTATTCCTGCTGTGCCACCTTACAGCAATGATATCCACTTGTGTCAACCCCATATTTTATGGATTTCTGAACAAAAATTTCCAGAGAGACTTGCAGTTCTTCTTTAGCTTTTGTGATTTCCGGTCTCGGGATGATGACTATGAGACAATAGCCATGTCCACCATGCACACAGATGTTTCCAAGACGTCTTTGAAACAAGCAAGCCCAGTCGCATTTAAGAAAATCAACAATGATGATAATGAAAAAATCTGA